From the genome of Neomonachus schauinslandi chromosome 5, ASM220157v2, whole genome shotgun sequence, one region includes:
- the LOC110586500 gene encoding putative aldo-keto reductase family 1 member C8: protein MDLNRSCSVKLNDGHIMPVLGFGTLASNDVPKSKAGEATKVVIDVGFRHFDAAYVYQNEEEVGKAIREKIAEGTVKREDTFYTTKLWTTFRCPELVRPALERSLKALQLDSVDLFITFATRHEDLLSIQIIHFLMRIDNSVWLLQSSLTLVDDWQTTHR from the exons ATGGACCTCAACCGGAGTTGTTCCGTGAAACTGAATGATGGGCACATCATGCCTGTGCTCGGGTTTGGCACTCTTGCTTCTAATGAC gttCCTAAAAGCAAGGCCGGTGAGGCCACCAAAGTGGTGATTGACGTAGGTTTCCGACACTTCGATGCAGCATATGTCTATCAAAATGAGGAGGAAGTCGGCAAGGCCATTCGAGAGAAGATTGCTGAAGGCACCGTGAAGAGAGAGGACACATTCTACACCACCAAG CTTTGGACTACTTTCCGTTGCCCGGAATTGGTTCGACCAGCCCTGGAAAGATCACTGAAGGCACTTCAGCTGGACTCTGTGGATCTCTTCATTACATTTGCCACTCGCCATGAAG ATTTGTTAAGCATCCAGATTATCCACTTTTTGATGAGAATTGACAACAGTGTCTGGTTGCTCCAGAGTTCTTTGACTCTGGTTGATGACTGGCAAACAACTCACCGATGA